Proteins co-encoded in one Jeotgalibacillus malaysiensis genomic window:
- a CDS encoding 30S ribosomal protein S12, producing MPTINQLVRKPRQSKSSKSDSPALNKGYNSFKKKATNLSSPQKRGVCTRVGTMTPKKPNSALRKYARVRLTNQIEVTAYIPGIGHNLQEHSVVLIRGGRVKDLPGVRYHIVRGALDTAGVDGRRQGRSLYGTKRPKPQK from the coding sequence ATGCCTACTATTAACCAATTAGTGCGTAAGCCACGTCAATCAAAGAGCTCTAAGTCAGATTCACCGGCACTTAACAAAGGTTACAACAGCTTCAAGAAGAAAGCGACTAACCTTTCATCACCGCAAAAGCGTGGTGTTTGTACTCGTGTTGGTACAATGACACCGAAGAAGCCGAACTCGGCACTTCGTAAATACGCTCGTGTACGTCTTACTAACCAAATCGAGGTTACAGCATATATTCCTGGTATCGGGCACAACCTTCAAGAGCACAGTGTTGTTCTTATCCGTGGAGGACGTGTAAAGGATTTACCAGGGGTACGTTACCACATCGTACGTGGTGCGCTTGATACTGCTGGTGTAGATGGACGCCGTCAAGGACGTTCACTATACGGTACTAAGAGACCAAAACCACAAAAGTAA
- a CDS encoding 30S ribosomal protein S7 — MPRKGAVAKRDVLPDPIHNSKLVTRLVNKIMIDGKKGTAQRILYSAFDIVQERSGKDALEVFDQALKNIMPVLEVRARRVGGANYQVPVEVRPERRTTLGLRWLVNYARLRGEKTMEERLANEILDAANNTGASVKKREDMHKMAEANKAFAHYRW, encoded by the coding sequence ATGCCTCGTAAAGGTGCAGTTGCAAAACGTGATGTTTTACCGGATCCGATTCATAACTCGAAGCTGGTAACTCGTCTTGTTAACAAAATCATGATTGACGGAAAGAAAGGTACAGCTCAGCGTATCCTTTATTCTGCTTTCGATATCGTTCAGGAACGTTCTGGGAAAGATGCTCTAGAAGTATTCGACCAGGCGCTTAAGAACATCATGCCAGTTCTTGAAGTACGTGCTCGTCGTGTCGGCGGAGCGAACTATCAGGTGCCGGTTGAGGTGCGTCCGGAACGTCGTACTACACTTGGACTTCGCTGGTTAGTTAACTATGCGCGTCTTCGTGGAGAAAAGACTATGGAAGAGCGTCTTGCTAATGAAATTCTTGATGCAGCAAACAACACTGGCGCTTCAGTTAAGAAGCGTGAAGATATGCATAAAATGGCTGAAGCAAATAAAGCATTTGCTCACTACCGCTGGTAA
- a CDS encoding 50S ribosomal protein L7/L12 — translation MSYEKVSQAKHIVVGSKQVVKALKAGSVREVIVADDVDSHVVDRVLLTAEEMNVNVTHVDSMKKLGKACGIEVGAAAVAITM, via the coding sequence ATGTCTTATGAAAAAGTATCACAGGCTAAACACATCGTTGTAGGATCCAAGCAAGTCGTAAAGGCACTCAAAGCAGGGTCAGTCAGAGAAGTCATCGTTGCTGACGATGTCGACTCTCATGTTGTTGACCGGGTGCTACTCACCGCTGAAGAGATGAACGTAAACGTAACCCATGTGGATTCAATGAAGAAGCTGGGCAAAGCGTGCGGGATCGAGGTTGGTGCTGCTGCGGTAGCCATTACTATGTAA
- a CDS encoding elongation factor P yields MPREFSLKDTRNIGIMAHIDAGKTTATERILYYTGRIHKIGETHEGASQMDWMEQEQERGITITSAATTASWKGHRVNIIDTPGHVDFTVEVERSLRVLDGAVGVLDAQSGVEPQTETVWRQATTYGVPRIVFVNKMDKIGADFLYSVGTLHDRLQANAHPIQLPIGAEDEFEGIIDLVENVAYFYEDDLGTRTEKRDIPEEYKEQAEEYRGKLIEAVADLDEDLMMKYLEGEEMTVDEIKAAIRKGTCDVEFYPVICGSAFKNKGVQLLLDAVLDYLPSPLDVKPITGHVPESEEEVVRPASDEEPFSALAFKVMTDPYVGKLTFFRVYSGVLQSGSYVQNATKGKRERVGRILQMHANSREEIAEVYAGDIAAAVGLKDTTTGDTLCDEKSLVILESMEFPEPVISVAIEPKSKADQDKMSQALQKLQEEDPTFHAHTDQETGQTIIAGMGELHLDILVDRMKREFKVEANVGAPQVSYRETFRGSAQVEGKFVRQSGGRGQFGHVKIEFSPNEEGAGFEFENAIVGGSVPREYIPAVQQGLEDSLDNGVLAGYPLIDIKAKLYDGSYHDVDSSEMAFKIAASMALKNAVSKCNPVLLEPLMRVEVMIPEEYMGDIMGDVTARRGRVEGMSARGNTQIVKAFVPLAEMFGYATSLRSNTQGRGTFSMFFDHYEEVPKSVSEEIIKKNKGE; encoded by the coding sequence ATGCCTAGAGAGTTCTCCTTAAAAGACACTCGTAATATCGGTATCATGGCTCACATCGATGCTGGTAAGACGACTGCTACGGAGCGTATCCTTTACTACACTGGCCGTATCCACAAGATCGGTGAAACGCACGAAGGTGCATCACAGATGGACTGGATGGAGCAGGAGCAGGAGCGTGGGATCACGATCACATCTGCTGCTACAACTGCTTCATGGAAGGGCCACCGTGTAAACATCATTGATACACCAGGACACGTAGACTTCACAGTAGAAGTTGAACGTTCACTTCGTGTACTTGATGGTGCTGTAGGTGTACTTGATGCCCAGTCGGGTGTTGAGCCACAGACAGAAACTGTATGGCGTCAGGCGACAACATACGGTGTTCCTCGTATCGTATTCGTTAACAAGATGGATAAGATCGGGGCAGACTTCCTATATTCTGTAGGAACACTTCACGACCGTCTTCAGGCTAATGCTCACCCAATTCAACTGCCAATCGGTGCGGAAGATGAATTCGAAGGAATTATCGACCTAGTTGAAAACGTAGCATACTTCTATGAAGATGATCTTGGTACTCGTACTGAGAAGCGTGATATTCCTGAAGAATACAAGGAACAAGCTGAAGAGTACCGCGGAAAGCTAATTGAAGCGGTAGCAGATCTTGATGAAGATCTAATGATGAAATACCTTGAAGGCGAAGAAATGACAGTGGATGAAATCAAAGCTGCAATCCGTAAAGGAACTTGTGACGTTGAATTCTATCCGGTAATCTGTGGTTCTGCTTTCAAGAACAAAGGTGTTCAGCTTCTGCTTGATGCAGTGCTTGACTACCTTCCGTCACCACTTGATGTTAAGCCAATCACAGGACATGTTCCTGAGAGTGAAGAAGAAGTTGTTCGTCCTGCTAGCGACGAAGAGCCATTCTCAGCGCTTGCATTCAAAGTAATGACAGACCCTTATGTAGGTAAGCTTACATTCTTCCGTGTTTATTCTGGTGTGCTTCAGTCTGGATCATACGTACAGAATGCAACGAAAGGTAAGCGTGAGCGTGTAGGACGTATCCTGCAGATGCACGCTAACTCTCGTGAAGAAATCGCGGAAGTATATGCTGGAGATATCGCTGCTGCAGTTGGTCTTAAAGACACAACTACAGGGGACACACTATGTGACGAAAAGAGTCTTGTAATTCTTGAGTCTATGGAATTCCCTGAGCCAGTTATCTCTGTTGCGATCGAACCTAAGTCTAAAGCTGACCAGGACAAGATGTCTCAGGCGCTTCAGAAGCTTCAGGAAGAAGATCCAACATTCCACGCACACACTGACCAGGAAACTGGACAGACGATCATCGCAGGTATGGGTGAGCTTCACCTTGATATCCTAGTTGACCGTATGAAGCGTGAATTCAAAGTAGAAGCTAACGTGGGTGCTCCTCAGGTATCTTACCGTGAAACATTCCGCGGCTCTGCACAAGTTGAAGGGAAATTCGTCCGCCAGTCTGGTGGTCGTGGTCAGTTCGGTCACGTTAAGATTGAATTCTCTCCAAACGAAGAAGGAGCAGGCTTTGAATTTGAAAATGCAATCGTTGGGGGATCTGTACCACGTGAATACATCCCGGCTGTTCAGCAGGGTCTTGAAGACTCTCTAGACAACGGTGTACTTGCTGGTTACCCTCTAATCGACATCAAAGCGAAGTTATACGATGGTTCATACCACGATGTTGACTCCTCTGAGATGGCGTTTAAGATTGCTGCATCTATGGCACTTAAAAATGCAGTTTCTAAGTGTAACCCGGTTCTTCTTGAGCCGCTAATGCGCGTAGAAGTTATGATCCCAGAAGAATACATGGGAGACATCATGGGTGACGTTACAGCTCGCCGTGGACGCGTAGAAGGTATGTCTGCTCGCGGTAACACACAAATCGTTAAAGCATTTGTACCGCTTGCTGAAATGTTCGGTTACGCAACTTCACTTCGTTCTAACACGCAGGGACGTGGAACATTCTCAATGTTCTTCGATCACTACGAGGAAGTACCGAAGTCTGTGAGTGAAGAAATCATCAAAAAAAATAAAGGTGAATAA
- a CDS encoding DNA-directed RNA polymerase subunit beta yields the protein MTGQLVQYGRHRQRRSYARISEVLDLPNLIEIQTASYDWFLEEGLREMFRDISPIEDFTGNLSLEFIDYSLGEPKYSVDESKERDVTYSAPLRVKVRLLNKETGEVKDQDVFMGDFPLMTETGTFIINGAERVIVSQLVRSPSVYFHDKMDKNGKRGFGATVIPNRGAWLEYETDAKDVVHVRIDRTRKLPVTVLLRALGFGSDQEIIDLIGDNEYIRNTLEKDNTESVEKALLEIYERLRPGEPPTVENAKSLLESRFFDPKRYDLANVGRYKMNKKLHIKNRLFGQVLAETLADPETGEILAEKGTTLDRRNLDKLIPNLESGVGFITYNQVGGVVEEDLTLQTIKIQVPNSEEGQEINVISNAYVDDSVKNITIADIVSSISYFFNLLHGVGLTDDIDHLGNRRLRSVGELLQNQFRIGLSRMERVVRERMSIQDTNTITPQQLINIRPVIASIKEFFGSSQLSQFMDQTNPLAELTHKRRLSALGPGGLTRERAGFEVRDVHYSHYGRMCPIETPEGPNIGLINSLSSFAKVNRFGFIETPYRRVDPETGRVTERIDYLTADEEDNYVVAQANARLGDDGSFLDEEVVSRFRGENTVFKRDRIDYMDVSPKQVVSAATACIPFLENDDSNRALMGANMQRQAVPLMNPEAPFVGTGMEHVSAKDSGAAVINKYEGIVERVQANQVWVRRLVDVDGNETEGDLDKYKLQKFIRSNQGTCYNQRPIVAVGDRVEKGEILADGPSMEAGELALGRNVLVGFMTWDGFNYEDAVIMSERLVKDDVYTSIHIEEYESESRDTKLGPEEITRDIPNVGEDALRNLDDRGIIRVGAEVKDGDILVGKVTPKGVTELTAEERLLHAIFGEKAREVRDTSLRVPHGAGGIILDVKIFNREDGDELPPGVNQLVRVYIVQKRKISVGDKMAGRHGNKGVISRILPEEDMPYLPDGTPIDIMLNPLGVPSRMNIGQVLEMHMGMAARAMGIHIATPVFDGANEEDVWETIEEAGMSRDGKTVLYDGRTGDPFDNRVSVGVMYMIKLAHMVDDKLHARSTGPYSLVTQQPLGGKAQFGGQRFGEMEVWALEAYGAAYTLQEILTVKSDDVVGRVKTYEAIVKGDSVPEPGVPESFKVLIKELQSLGMDVKMLSANDEEIEMRDLDDDDDIHQADALNIAPETEAPASETVGTKE from the coding sequence TTGACAGGTCAACTAGTTCAGTATGGACGACACCGCCAGCGCAGAAGCTATGCGCGTATTAGTGAGGTGCTGGATTTACCGAATCTGATAGAGATTCAGACAGCTTCTTACGATTGGTTTTTAGAAGAAGGATTACGTGAAATGTTCCGCGATATTTCGCCGATCGAAGATTTCACAGGAAACTTGTCACTTGAGTTTATCGATTACAGCCTTGGTGAGCCAAAATATTCTGTTGACGAATCAAAAGAGCGTGACGTAACTTACTCTGCGCCGCTTCGTGTAAAGGTACGTCTATTGAATAAAGAAACTGGCGAAGTAAAAGACCAGGATGTGTTTATGGGAGACTTCCCGCTGATGACAGAGACAGGCACCTTCATTATTAATGGAGCAGAGCGTGTTATCGTTTCTCAGCTTGTTCGTTCTCCAAGCGTATATTTCCACGATAAGATGGACAAAAACGGAAAGCGTGGCTTTGGCGCAACGGTAATTCCAAACCGTGGTGCATGGCTTGAGTATGAGACAGATGCAAAAGACGTAGTTCACGTCCGTATCGACCGTACACGTAAGCTTCCTGTAACTGTATTGCTGCGAGCACTTGGCTTTGGTTCTGATCAGGAGATTATCGACCTGATTGGTGATAACGAGTATATCCGCAATACTTTAGAAAAAGACAATACCGAAAGTGTTGAAAAAGCGCTTCTGGAAATCTATGAGCGTCTGCGTCCTGGTGAACCACCGACTGTAGAAAATGCCAAGAGCCTTCTGGAATCACGCTTCTTTGACCCTAAGCGTTATGATCTGGCTAATGTAGGCCGTTATAAAATGAATAAAAAGCTTCATATTAAGAATCGTCTTTTCGGACAGGTGCTTGCTGAGACGCTTGCAGACCCTGAAACTGGCGAGATCTTAGCTGAAAAAGGAACAACACTTGACCGTCGTAACCTTGATAAGCTGATTCCTAACCTCGAAAGTGGCGTAGGCTTCATTACTTATAATCAGGTAGGCGGCGTTGTCGAAGAGGATCTAACACTTCAGACAATTAAAATTCAGGTGCCTAACTCAGAAGAAGGTCAGGAAATCAATGTAATCAGTAATGCTTATGTTGATGACAGCGTGAAGAACATTACGATTGCAGATATCGTTTCTTCAATCAGTTATTTCTTCAACCTGCTGCATGGCGTAGGCTTAACGGATGATATTGATCACCTTGGTAACCGTCGTCTGCGTTCAGTAGGGGAGCTTCTTCAGAACCAATTCCGTATTGGTCTTTCACGTATGGAGCGTGTGGTTCGTGAAAGGATGTCAATTCAGGATACAAATACAATCACGCCTCAGCAGCTGATTAATATTCGTCCTGTTATTGCTTCTATTAAAGAGTTCTTTGGAAGCTCTCAGCTTTCACAGTTCATGGATCAGACAAACCCGCTTGCAGAATTGACGCACAAACGCCGTCTGTCTGCGCTTGGACCTGGTGGTTTAACACGTGAGCGTGCGGGCTTTGAAGTACGTGACGTTCACTACTCTCACTATGGCCGTATGTGTCCGATCGAAACGCCTGAGGGTCCGAATATCGGGCTGATCAACTCACTGTCAAGCTTTGCGAAGGTTAACCGTTTCGGCTTTATCGAAACACCATACCGCCGCGTTGACCCTGAGACAGGCAGAGTAACAGAGCGCATTGATTATCTGACTGCTGATGAAGAGGATAATTATGTTGTAGCACAGGCGAATGCGCGCCTTGGCGATGACGGCTCATTCCTTGATGAAGAAGTTGTTTCCCGTTTCCGCGGTGAAAACACTGTCTTCAAGCGTGACCGCATTGACTACATGGACGTATCACCTAAGCAGGTTGTATCTGCTGCGACAGCATGTATCCCGTTCCTTGAAAACGATGACTCGAACCGTGCGTTAATGGGAGCGAACATGCAGCGTCAGGCAGTTCCACTGATGAATCCGGAAGCACCTTTTGTAGGGACAGGAATGGAACACGTTTCTGCGAAGGATTCAGGGGCTGCTGTCATTAATAAATATGAAGGAATCGTCGAGCGCGTTCAGGCTAATCAGGTTTGGGTACGCCGCTTAGTAGATGTCGACGGCAACGAGACAGAAGGCGATCTTGATAAATACAAGCTGCAGAAATTCATCCGTTCTAACCAGGGTACATGCTACAACCAGCGTCCAATCGTTGCTGTAGGTGACCGTGTTGAAAAAGGTGAAATTCTTGCGGACGGACCATCAATGGAAGCTGGAGAACTTGCGCTTGGACGTAACGTACTTGTCGGCTTCATGACATGGGACGGCTTTAACTACGAGGATGCTGTCATCATGAGTGAGCGCCTTGTAAAAGACGATGTATATACATCGATTCATATTGAAGAGTATGAGTCAGAGTCACGTGATACAAAGCTTGGACCTGAAGAAATCACGCGTGATATTCCTAACGTAGGTGAGGATGCACTTCGCAACCTTGACGACCGCGGAATCATCCGTGTTGGTGCTGAAGTAAAAGACGGCGATATTCTTGTTGGTAAAGTAACGCCTAAGGGTGTAACAGAGCTGACTGCTGAAGAGCGTCTGCTTCATGCAATCTTCGGTGAAAAAGCACGTGAAGTGCGTGATACGTCACTTCGTGTACCACACGGAGCAGGCGGAATCATCCTTGATGTGAAAATCTTTAACCGTGAAGATGGCGATGAGCTGCCTCCTGGTGTTAACCAGCTGGTACGCGTATATATCGTACAGAAGAGAAAGATCTCTGTAGGGGATAAAATGGCCGGACGTCACGGTAACAAAGGTGTTATTTCGCGTATTCTTCCAGAAGAAGATATGCCATACCTTCCAGACGGCACGCCGATTGACATCATGTTAAATCCACTTGGTGTACCATCTCGTATGAACATCGGTCAGGTTCTTGAGATGCACATGGGAATGGCTGCCCGTGCAATGGGTATCCATATCGCAACACCGGTATTTGACGGTGCCAATGAGGAAGATGTTTGGGAAACAATTGAAGAAGCAGGTATGTCACGTGATGGTAAGACAGTTCTTTATGATGGAAGAACAGGCGATCCATTCGACAACCGTGTATCAGTAGGCGTCATGTATATGATTAAGCTTGCGCACATGGTTGATGACAAGCTTCACGCACGTTCAACTGGACCATACTCACTTGTTACGCAGCAGCCACTGGGCGGTAAAGCACAGTTTGGCGGACAGCGTTTTGGTGAGATGGAGGTTTGGGCACTTGAAGCATACGGTGCCGCTTATACACTTCAGGAAATTCTAACTGTCAAATCAGATGACGTTGTCGGACGTGTGAAAACGTACGAAGCGATCGTAAAAGGCGACAGCGTTCCGGAGCCGGGCGTTCCTGAATCATTTAAAGTATTAATCAAAGAACTTCAGAGTCTTGGTATGGATGTAAAAATGCTTTCTGCCAATGACGAAGAAATCGAAATGCGCGACCTTGATGACGATGACGACATCCATCAGGCTGATGCATTAAACATTGCGCCGGAAACAGAGGCACCAGCTTCTGAAACAGTCGGCACGAAAGAATAG
- a CDS encoding DNA-directed RNA polymerase subunit beta' yields MIDVNNFEYMKIGLASPDKIRSWSFGEVKKPETINYRTLKPEKDGLFCERIFGPQKDWECHCGKYKRVRYKGVVCDRCGVEVTRAKVRRERMGHIELAAPVSHIWYFKGIPSRMGLVLDMSPRALEEVIYFASYVVTEAGDTALEKKQLLSEKEYRAYREKYSGKFQAAMGAEAIRKLLQDIDLDKEAEMLKEELKTAQGQRRTRAIKRLEVVESFRNSGNLPDWMVLDVLPVIPPELRPMVQLDGGRFATSDLNDLYRRVINRNNRLKRLLDLGAPSIIVQNEKRMLQEAVDALIDNGRRGRPVTGPGNRPLKSLSHMLKGKQGRFRQNLLGKRVDYSGRSVIVVGPSLKMYQCGLPKEMALELFKPFVMKELVERGLAHNIKSAKRKIERVHDEVWDVLEDVIKEHPVLLNRAPTLHRLGIQAFEPTLVEGRAIRLHPLVCTAYNADFDGDQMAVHVPLSSEAQAEARLLMLAAQNILNPKDGKPVVTPSQDMVLGNYYLTLERKDAVGEGSVFRDADEVLLAYQNGYVHLHTRIAIHAGAVNKPTFTEEQNKKLLLTTVGKVIFNEILPEEFHYINEPTMENLEVNTPDKYFVDPTTNVKEHFKSADLVTPFKKGFLGSIIAEVFKRFHLTDTSKMLDSMKNLGFKHSTRAGITIGIADIVVLPEKQEILDDAQLKVDKVQKQFRRGLITEEERYERVISIWSAAKDVIQDKLMLTLDSLNPIYMMSDSGARGNASNFTQLAGMRGLMANPAGRIIELPIKSSFREGLTVLEYFISTHGARKGLADTALKTADSGYLTRRLVDVAQDVIVREEDCGTDRGLRVSSLKDGTEVIEALEERLEGRYSNQTVKHPETGEVFVRRNELITEDIARQIVEAGVEEVSIRSAFTCNTRHGVCEKCYGKNLATGEKVEVGEAVGIIAAQSIGEPGTQLTMRTFHTGGVAGDDITQGLPRIQEIFEARNPKGQATISEIDGVVTEITEGKDRQQDITVKGEVETKTYSAPYTARLKVAVDDVIERGQVLTEGSIDPKELIKIRDVAAVQEYLLKEVQKVYRMQGVEIGDKHVEVMVRQMLRKVRVIESGETELLPGSLLDVHQFMEANEQVLLEGKQPATGRPLILGITKASLETESFLSAASFQETTRVLTDAAIKGKRDELLGLKENVIIGKLVPAGTGMQRYRQAEIENEDIPEEEAVSVE; encoded by the coding sequence TTGATAGATGTTAATAACTTTGAATATATGAAAATTGGTTTAGCCTCACCTGACAAGATCCGCTCTTGGTCATTTGGTGAAGTAAAGAAGCCTGAAACGATTAACTATCGTACACTGAAGCCTGAAAAAGACGGTCTTTTCTGCGAGCGCATCTTCGGCCCGCAGAAAGACTGGGAGTGTCACTGCGGTAAATATAAGCGCGTCCGTTATAAGGGCGTCGTTTGTGACCGTTGTGGTGTTGAAGTAACGCGTGCGAAAGTTCGTCGTGAGCGTATGGGTCACATCGAGCTTGCAGCACCTGTATCTCACATCTGGTACTTCAAAGGCATCCCGAGCCGTATGGGACTTGTTCTTGACATGTCACCACGTGCGCTTGAAGAAGTAATCTACTTTGCTTCATATGTAGTAACTGAAGCAGGAGACACTGCACTTGAAAAGAAACAGCTTCTTTCTGAGAAGGAGTACCGTGCATACCGTGAAAAGTACAGCGGCAAATTCCAGGCTGCAATGGGAGCTGAAGCAATCCGCAAGCTTCTACAGGACATTGATCTTGATAAAGAAGCGGAAATGCTGAAAGAAGAATTGAAAACTGCTCAGGGCCAGCGTCGTACTCGTGCGATCAAGCGTCTTGAAGTAGTAGAATCATTCCGTAACTCAGGAAACCTTCCTGACTGGATGGTTCTTGATGTACTTCCTGTAATCCCGCCGGAACTGCGTCCGATGGTTCAGCTTGATGGTGGACGTTTCGCCACATCTGACCTGAACGACCTGTACCGTCGTGTGATTAACCGTAACAACCGTCTGAAGCGCCTATTGGACCTTGGTGCACCAAGCATCATCGTTCAAAACGAAAAGCGTATGCTGCAGGAAGCTGTAGATGCACTGATCGATAACGGCCGTCGCGGTCGTCCGGTTACAGGACCGGGTAACCGTCCGCTAAAATCTCTTTCTCATATGCTGAAAGGGAAGCAGGGGCGTTTCCGTCAGAACCTTCTTGGTAAGCGTGTTGACTACTCAGGCCGTTCAGTTATCGTAGTTGGACCTAGCCTGAAAATGTATCAGTGCGGACTGCCAAAAGAAATGGCACTTGAACTATTCAAGCCTTTCGTCATGAAAGAGCTTGTTGAGCGCGGACTTGCGCATAATATTAAGAGTGCAAAGCGTAAGATTGAACGTGTCCATGATGAAGTTTGGGACGTACTTGAAGATGTAATCAAGGAGCATCCGGTTCTTCTTAACCGTGCACCTACACTTCACCGTCTTGGTATCCAGGCATTCGAACCAACATTGGTTGAAGGCCGTGCGATCCGTCTTCACCCGCTCGTATGTACAGCTTATAACGCTGACTTTGATGGTGACCAGATGGCGGTTCACGTACCACTATCATCTGAAGCTCAGGCTGAAGCGCGTCTTCTTATGCTTGCTGCACAGAACATCCTTAATCCGAAGGACGGAAAGCCAGTTGTTACACCGTCTCAGGATATGGTACTTGGTAACTACTACCTGACATTAGAGCGTAAAGACGCTGTAGGTGAAGGTTCAGTATTCCGTGATGCGGATGAAGTCCTTCTTGCATACCAGAATGGTTATGTACACCTGCACACACGTATTGCGATCCATGCAGGTGCAGTAAATAAACCAACATTTACGGAAGAACAGAATAAGAAGCTTCTTCTGACAACTGTCGGAAAAGTAATCTTTAACGAAATTCTTCCTGAAGAGTTCCACTACATTAACGAGCCGACAATGGAGAACCTTGAGGTGAATACACCTGATAAGTACTTCGTTGATCCGACGACGAATGTAAAAGAACACTTCAAATCAGCTGATCTGGTAACGCCGTTTAAGAAAGGATTCCTTGGAAGCATCATTGCTGAAGTCTTCAAGCGATTCCACTTAACGGATACGTCTAAAATGCTTGATAGCATGAAGAATCTTGGATTTAAGCACTCAACACGTGCTGGTATCACAATTGGTATCGCTGATATCGTGGTACTTCCTGAGAAGCAGGAAATCCTTGACGATGCACAGCTGAAAGTAGATAAAGTCCAGAAGCAGTTCCGACGTGGTCTGATTACAGAAGAGGAGCGCTATGAGCGTGTTATCTCAATCTGGTCAGCAGCGAAGGATGTTATTCAGGACAAGCTGATGCTTACACTCGACAGCCTGAATCCAATCTACATGATGAGTGACTCAGGTGCCCGTGGTAACGCATCTAACTTTACGCAGCTTGCCGGAATGCGTGGTCTGATGGCCAACCCTGCTGGACGTATCATCGAGCTTCCGATCAAGTCAAGTTTCCGTGAAGGTCTGACAGTACTTGAGTACTTCATCTCTACACACGGTGCACGTAAAGGTCTTGCCGATACAGCACTGAAGACTGCCGATTCAGGTTACCTGACTCGCCGACTTGTAGACGTAGCACAGGATGTTATTGTCCGTGAAGAAGATTGCGGTACTGACCGTGGTCTGCGCGTAAGCTCACTGAAAGATGGCACAGAAGTCATCGAAGCACTTGAAGAGCGTCTTGAAGGACGTTACTCTAACCAGACAGTCAAGCATCCTGAAACTGGGGAAGTCTTCGTAAGACGTAATGAACTGATTACAGAAGATATTGCCCGTCAGATTGTTGAAGCTGGTGTAGAAGAAGTATCAATCCGTTCTGCATTCACTTGTAACACGCGTCATGGCGTATGTGAGAAGTGTTATGGTAAGAACCTTGCGACTGGTGAAAAAGTTGAAGTCGGCGAAGCAGTCGGAATCATTGCAGCCCAGTCAATCGGTGAGCCGGGTACACAGCTTACAATGCGTACATTCCACACAGGTGGTGTAGCAGGAGACGATATCACACAGGGTCTTCCGCGTATCCAGGAAATCTTCGAAGCGCGTAACCCGAAAGGTCAGGCAACGATTTCTGAAATTGATGGTGTCGTAACCGAGATCACAGAAGGTAAAGACCGTCAGCAGGATATTACAGTAAAAGGTGAAGTAGAAACAAAGACTTATTCTGCTCCTTATACTGCACGTCTGAAAGTAGCAGTTGACGATGTCATCGAACGCGGTCAGGTTCTGACAGAAGGTTCAATCGATCCGAAAGAACTGATCAAGATCCGTGACGTTGCTGCTGTTCAGGAATATCTATTAAAAGAAGTACAGAAAGTATACCGTATGCAGGGTGTTGAAATCGGTGATAAGCACGTTGAAGTCATGGTTCGCCAGATGCTTCGTAAAGTACGTGTCATTGAATCCGGTGAAACAGAACTGCTGCCAGGTTCACTGCTTGATGTACATCAGTTCATGGAAGCAAACGAACAGGTTCTGCTTGAAGGTAAGCAGCCGGCAACAGGCCGCCCGCTTATCCTGGGGATCACAAAAGCATCTCTTGAAACAGAATCATTCCTTTCAGCTGCATCATTCCAGGAGACAACTCGTGTCCTGACAGACGCAGCGATCAAAGGAAAGCGTGACGAGCTCCTTGGTCTGAAAGAAAATGTTATCATCGGTAAACTTGTTCCAGCCGGAACGGGTATGCAGCGCTATCGCCAGGCTGAGATCGAAAACGAAGACATTCCAGAGGAAGAAGCAGTTTCCGTGGAATAA